The region TGAAAGTTGCTTTCACGACGTCGAACGGTGTCGCAATAGACGAGAATTTTCGCAAGTCCACCAGCTTCACCGTCTGGGACGTGGGACCGGACGAGGCTTACTACGTCACCACGGTGCGGATCGCCGAAGACGCGGGAGGTGAAGACGACCGGATCGCCGCCCGCGTCACGGCGCTCAGCGGCTGCTCCATCGTGTGTGCCCGGGAAATCAGCGGGCCGGCGGCGGCCAAGCTGGTGGCCAACAATATCCACCCCATGAAGAGCGGTGCCACCTCCTCGGTGGAGGAGGTCATCGACAGGCTGAAAGACGTGCTGCGCGGGACGCCGGCCCCCTGGATACGCAAGGCCCAGATCATGGACGCCGCCGGTGAAGGGTAGGCCTGCTCCGTTATCCGGGCGCCGGGCCGCCCCATTCATGCAGGAGGGCGTGCCGCTCCGCCGCATGAATGGTTAAATTATCCTCATATTTTCAAATTGATAGAATGATTGTCGTAATGAGAATAGCCGGGCCTGGTCGCGGTAACGTGCTGAAACATCAACATGATAAGGGGTGTGGCGGCGTGGGCGCCGCACCGGCGGTTGTCCGGATTGTAGGCACTATCGTGTGATAGTGCCTATCAATTATGAAAGATCCTCTATAACGGTCGGAAGGCCTTTTGTAAAACATATAGTTATTACAGATATTTGAAGTGTTGTGGCCTTTTGGCACGTATCGTGTAATATTACCTCCCATATTCCTCGTCCGGGCGGCGCATTCCGCAATAGTGCCGTTGATGGTGCGGCGACGGTGCGGTGCAGGTACCCGGTAAAGCGCCCATTTTCCCCGGCGCTGGGCGGGGAGCACGGCGTGACATTGGCCGGCTCGCGTAGGAATGCGCTTTACATGAGAAGCGATCCTTGTATAATGCGGGACAGAACGGTACACAATTCCGAGCCTGCCACCGCTGCGGTTCCGGTGCGCACACGAGGTGTGGTGGATTTATGAAAACTTCTCGCAACGACAGTAAACTGGGACTCTCCGGGGCCGTCTGGCTCAACAAGGAAGACCGGAAGTTCCTGGGGGGCGACCGGATCAGCCTGCTGGAGCAGATCGGCGAACTGGGCTCGATCACCAAAGCCGCGAAGGCGGTGGGGGTCAGTTACAAGACCGCCTGGGACCTGGTCAACATGATCAACAATCTGGCCGACAAGCCGCTGGTTGACCGGTTGACCGGCGGCAAGGGGGGCGGGGGGACCACCCTCACCGCCGAGGGGAAGAAGGTCCTGCAGGAATTCCAGATCATCCAGGAGGAACACCGCAAATTCCTCGACAACATTGCCGGCAAACTGGGCGATGCCAACAATCTGTATCAACTGCTGAGGAGGATTGCCATGAAAGTCAGCGCCCGCAACGTATTTGCCGGAACCGTGGCCCGGATCGTCATCGGCGCGGTCAATACCGAGGTGGAGCTGACCCTCAAGGGAGGGGCGACCATCGCGGCCATCGTCACCAACGGCGCCATGGACAACCTGGATCTGCAGGTGGGGAAAGATGCCTATGCCATCATCAAGTCCAGTTCGGTCATCGTCGGAACCGACCTGCACGACGCCAAGCTCAGCGCCCGGAACCTGATGTGCGGTACGGTGACCAAGATCATCGAGGGACCGGTCAGCGCCGAGGTGGATGTGGAGGTGGGGGGCGGAAATACCGTCAGCGCCGTCATCACCCATGAGAGCAGCAGAAACCTGGGGCTGGTGGTCGGCGGCCACGCCTGCGTCATCTTCAAGGCATCCAGCGTCATTCTTGGCGTGAGCTGAGAAACACTTCCCGGATACTCCGGGCGCGCAGGGGGCATAACCCATGAGGGGCAGCAGCTGAAGTGCCCCTTTTTCGTGAATTACGTTATGTTTACAGCCATATAGCGAACAATACGGGGAGGGCGCCATGCTTGCCTGCCTGCCCGACGGGGAGATCGAACGCTTCATCGACGAGGATCTTCCCTACGGCGATCTGACCACCCATCTGCTCGGCATCGGCAATCAGCCGGGCGTCATAACGTTTGCCACCCGCGAGGAAACCACCCTCTGCTGTACCGAAGAGGCGGCCCGGGTGCTGGAGAAGTGCGGTTGCCGCGTCTTGGCCCTTGAACCGAGCGGCATGTGCTGCGTCCCCGGCGCCGTCTTTCTTACCGCCACGGGACCGGCACAGGCCCTGCACGCGGGGTGGAAGGTCGCCCTGAACCTGCTGGAGTACGCCTCGGGCATCGCCTCGCGGACCGCCCGGATCGTCGAGGCGGCCAGGGCGTCCATGCCGGGCATTGCCGTGGTCACCACCCGCAAGTCCTTTCCCGGCACCAAAAAGGTCGCCATCAAGGCCGTCTGTGCCGGCGGGGCTCTACCCCATCGCCTGGGGCTGTCGGAAACCGTGCTGGTGTTCAAGCAGCACACCGCCTTTCTGGGGGGGCTGGACGCGTTCCTGAAGAATGTGGCCGGCCTGCGGGCCCGGGCGCCGGAAAACAGGATCATCGTCGAAGCGGATGACGCCGACGAGGCGCTCCGCATCGCCCGGGCCGGGGTCGATGTGATCCAGGTGGATAAACTGCCACCCGCGGCGTTGCGCCAACTGGTCGCCGACATCCGCTCGGTGGACCCGGCGGTGAAAATCTCCGCGGCAGGGGGCATCAACGAGGGAAACGTGGCCCAGTACGCCGCAAGCGGCGTGGACATCATCGTCCTGTCGTCGGTCTACTTCGGCAAACCCGCGGACATCGGCGTTACAATTCAACCGGCTTGATGTAAACACCAACTACAGAAAGGAAACGAATAATGAAAAAGTTTACAACCATGCTCCTTGTTATTGTTTTGACAGCTGTCTCCCTTGCGACATCCGCCCTTGCCGGCGAGGTCAGCATCACTGCCGCCGCCGACTTGCAGTATGCCATGAAGGACATTATCGCGGCATTTGAGGCCAGGAATCCGGGCGACAAGGTTAATGTCGTATTCGGCTCGTCCGGTAAGGCTCTTTCGCAGATTGAAAACGGCGCGCCGTACGATATCTTCTTTTCAGCCGACATAGGCTATCCGCAAAAATTGAAGAAATCCGGTGCGGCCATCTCCGAACCCAAGCCTTATGCCATTGGCCGCATTGTACTATGGGCGACGAAAAGGAGCGGCATCGATGTGAACAAAGGAATCAATGCCTTGTTTGACCCGAAGGTCAAAAAGATCGCCATAGCCAATCCTCTGCATGCACCCTACGGCAGGATCGCCCAGGAGGTTATGGAACACTACAAAGTATATGACAAGGTTAAGAGCAAAGTGGTGCTCGGCGAGAATATTCAGCAGACCGCTCAGTTCATCCAGAGCGGCGCGGCCGATATCGGATTCGTGGCTTACTCCCTGGCCCTGTCCCAGACCATGTCCAAAGAAGGGAATTATTTTCTGCTTCCCGCCACGGCCCACAAGGAAATCATTCAGGGCTACGTGCTGCTGAAGCCGGCTGCCAAGAATGCCACGGCGGCAAAATTCGAGAAATTTACGGCGTCCTCCGAGGCGCGGACCATCTTTAAGAGATACGGATTCGTACTGCCCAATGAATAAGATTGCAGCAACCATAACGGCTGTCACCCGCAACGACTCCCTCTGTTTCGTGGAGACACGGGCGGGTGACATCCCGTTTGCCCTGCTTCTTTTTGACATGAAACCGGAGTTGTGCGAAGGGAGCGCGGTCTGGCTGCTCTTCAAGGAGAGCGAGGTGGACGTGGCCAACCGCCTGGGGGGGGCACCAGTTTCAGTAATGTGTTCGATGCGCGGGTGACCGCCATCAAGCGCGGCATGATCCTCTCGCAGATCACCCTTGTGTGCGCGGCGGGCCGGATAGACAGCCTCTTCACGACTCGGGCGCTGGAACACATGGGGGTGGAACCCGGGACCGAGGTGGATGTTATGATCAAGGCCAGTCAGATCGCCTTGGAGGCGCGCCATGTCGATTGATGTTGCACCTTTCATCCTGACTCTGAAACTTGCCGCCCTCACTACCGTCATCCTGTACCTCCTTGGCCTGCCGACAGCCTGGTTTCTGGCCCGGACGACCATCAGGTGCAAGCCGGTTCTGGAAGCGGTTCTGGCCCTGCCGCTGGTGCTGCCGCCATCGGTGCTCGGCTTCTACTTTCTGCTGGCCTTCAGCAAAACGGGATTCCTTGGCGGCCCATGGGAACGAATGTTCGGCCACCAGTTGGCCTTCAGTTTCGACGGCCTGGTGATCGGCTCGGTGATTTTCAGTCTGCCGTTCATGGTGCACCCGCTCCAGGCCGGATTTTCCAGCGTCCCGCGCAATTTGAGCGAAGCAAGCTATACCTTGGGCAAGTCGCATTTTGAAACCCTCTTTCGCGTTATCCTGCCGGCCATGAAGAGTTCCCTGCTCACCGGAGGGGTGCTGGCTTTCGCTCATACGGTGGGCGAATTTGGGGTCGTGCTTATGATCGGCGGTAGCATCGATGGGCAGACGAAGGTTGCCTCCATCGCCATCTATGATCTGGTCGAATCGTTAAACTACCATTCGGCGCATATTTATGCGGCGATCCTGTTTGTCTTCTCGTTCGCCATCCTGCTCACGGTTTACACTGTCAACAAAAGATTGGATGTGCGATGATCAGTCTGTCGGCTACGAAGAAACTGGTGGGCGCGGAGGGGCCGTTCGAGTTGGATGTGGAAGTGGTTGTGGAGCCCGGCAGCCTGATGACTCTGTATGGGAAATCGGGCAGCGGCAAGACGACGCTGCTGCGAATGCTGGCAGGCTTGGATACGCCTGTGTCGGGGCACATCGAGGTCAACGGGCGTGTTTGGTTCGACAGCGCGGCCGGGATCAATCTGTCGCCCCAGAAGCGAAGTGTCGGGCTGGTCTTCCAGGATTATTCGCTGTTCCCTACCATGACCGTACGCGAGAATCTGGGGTATGCCCAAGCGCGGCGAGACAACGCGAGAATCGATGAAATACTTGCCTTGACCGGTTTGGTCGAACTACAGGGCCGGTATCCCTCCGCCCTTTCCGGCGGACAGCAGCAGCGGGTCGCTTTGGCACGAGCCATCGTGCGGGAACCGGAAATCCTGCTCTTGGACGAACCGCTTTCCGCCCTCGACGGTGCGACCCGGTCCCATCTCCAGGACGAGATTCTTTGCATCCACAAGCAGCTTGGTTTGACCACCATTCTTGTTTCTCACGACAAACAGGAGGTGTTTAAACTCTCCGATACCGTCGCGGTCATCGAGCAGGGCAGGATCGTCCGGCACGGCAACGCCCTTGAGGTCTTTCTGGGGCAGATCACTTCCAACAAATTCTCTTTCGTCAGTACGATTCTCAGTATCCGGCAGGTGGATGCCGTGTATCTGGCCATAATCGGGGCGGGGAACGAGTTGGTGGAGGTGGTGCTCAGCGAAAACGATATCCGGGAAATGAAAGTTGGCGATGAAGTGCTGGTCGCCTCAAAGGCTTTCAACCCGATAGTCATGAAATTATAAGCTTCCATAAACCTGGTTGCAGGGGCAGCAGGCTCTTCGCGGCCATCAAGGCCTCGGCATTTCGCCGGCTCGAATGATTATCCCGCAAGTAGGGATTGACAGCCGCCCTTGTTTTAAGGTAATTTACCCACCGCTGAAGCGTTGCTGGACTGCCTGTAGCGAAAAACACCTCTCAAACCCGCATCAAATAACGCTTTGTTGCGCCAATTAGTTGCCATCTTAGCTCAGTCGGTAGAGCAATTGATTCGTAATCAATAGGTCGCCGGTTCGATTCCGGCAGATGGCTCCACCTATCATTGACAGGCACTCCCGTGATGCGGCGAGTGCCTGTTGCATAAAAAACACCGTGAAATGGACCAGAGGTCGTGTCGGTATGGTGAAATGTCGGTTGCTTTCGTTTGCGCTCGTCGTCTGCCTGCTCTGGGCGGCACGCGCCCCCGCCGAGGAGGCGCGCTCCAAACCCCAGGCCCAGGGCCGCATCGGCAAGAAGATCACCTATCCCGCGTCCCGGGGGGATGTGGTCTTCGATCACGATATGCATGTGGACGAACTCAAGGGGGAATCGTGTGCCCCCTGCCATCGCAAGAACGGTCCCATGGGCAAGGATACCCTGGCCCGCTTCGACGCCCGCATAGCCCATTATTTCTGCAAGGGTTGCCATCGGGAGCGGGGGCGGGGCCCTACGGAGTGCCACGGGTGCCACAAGGTCCAGACGAAATAGCGCTCCGGCCCGGTAAATCCTCAAAAAAAGACTT is a window of Geobacter sp. FeAm09 DNA encoding:
- a CDS encoding NifB/NifX family molybdenum-iron cluster-binding protein, which translates into the protein MKVAFTTSNGVAIDENFRKSTSFTVWDVGPDEAYYVTTVRIAEDAGGEDDRIAARVTALSGCSIVCAREISGPAAAKLVANNIHPMKSGATSSVEEVIDRLKDVLRGTPAPWIRKAQIMDAAGEG
- a CDS encoding TOBE domain-containing protein: MKTSRNDSKLGLSGAVWLNKEDRKFLGGDRISLLEQIGELGSITKAAKAVGVSYKTAWDLVNMINNLADKPLVDRLTGGKGGGGTTLTAEGKKVLQEFQIIQEEHRKFLDNIAGKLGDANNLYQLLRRIAMKVSARNVFAGTVARIVIGAVNTEVELTLKGGATIAAIVTNGAMDNLDLQVGKDAYAIIKSSSVIVGTDLHDAKLSARNLMCGTVTKIIEGPVSAEVDVEVGGGNTVSAVITHESSRNLGLVVGGHACVIFKASSVILGVS
- the modD gene encoding ModD protein — encoded protein: MLACLPDGEIERFIDEDLPYGDLTTHLLGIGNQPGVITFATREETTLCCTEEAARVLEKCGCRVLALEPSGMCCVPGAVFLTATGPAQALHAGWKVALNLLEYASGIASRTARIVEAARASMPGIAVVTTRKSFPGTKKVAIKAVCAGGALPHRLGLSETVLVFKQHTAFLGGLDAFLKNVAGLRARAPENRIIVEADDADEALRIARAGVDVIQVDKLPPAALRQLVADIRSVDPAVKISAAGGINEGNVAQYAASGVDIIVLSSVYFGKPADIGVTIQPA
- the modA gene encoding molybdate ABC transporter substrate-binding protein — encoded protein: MKKFTTMLLVIVLTAVSLATSALAGEVSITAAADLQYAMKDIIAAFEARNPGDKVNVVFGSSGKALSQIENGAPYDIFFSADIGYPQKLKKSGAAISEPKPYAIGRIVLWATKRSGIDVNKGINALFDPKVKKIAIANPLHAPYGRIAQEVMEHYKVYDKVKSKVVLGENIQQTAQFIQSGAADIGFVAYSLALSQTMSKEGNYFLLPATAHKEIIQGYVLLKPAAKNATAAKFEKFTASSEARTIFKRYGFVLPNE
- a CDS encoding TOBE domain-containing protein, with the translated sequence MILSQITLVCAAGRIDSLFTTRALEHMGVEPGTEVDVMIKASQIALEARHVD
- the modB gene encoding molybdate ABC transporter permease subunit, with translation MSIDVAPFILTLKLAALTTVILYLLGLPTAWFLARTTIRCKPVLEAVLALPLVLPPSVLGFYFLLAFSKTGFLGGPWERMFGHQLAFSFDGLVIGSVIFSLPFMVHPLQAGFSSVPRNLSEASYTLGKSHFETLFRVILPAMKSSLLTGGVLAFAHTVGEFGVVLMIGGSIDGQTKVASIAIYDLVESLNYHSAHIYAAILFVFSFAILLTVYTVNKRLDVR
- a CDS encoding ABC transporter ATP-binding protein; amino-acid sequence: MISLSATKKLVGAEGPFELDVEVVVEPGSLMTLYGKSGSGKTTLLRMLAGLDTPVSGHIEVNGRVWFDSAAGINLSPQKRSVGLVFQDYSLFPTMTVRENLGYAQARRDNARIDEILALTGLVELQGRYPSALSGGQQQRVALARAIVREPEILLLDEPLSALDGATRSHLQDEILCIHKQLGLTTILVSHDKQEVFKLSDTVAVIEQGRIVRHGNALEVFLGQITSNKFSFVSTILSIRQVDAVYLAIIGAGNELVEVVLSENDIREMKVGDEVLVASKAFNPIVMKL
- a CDS encoding cytochrome c3 family protein, translating into MKWTRGRVGMVKCRLLSFALVVCLLWAARAPAEEARSKPQAQGRIGKKITYPASRGDVVFDHDMHVDELKGESCAPCHRKNGPMGKDTLARFDARIAHYFCKGCHRERGRGPTECHGCHKVQTK